Proteins encoded in a region of the Panthera tigris isolate Pti1 chromosome B2, P.tigris_Pti1_mat1.1, whole genome shotgun sequence genome:
- the PHF1 gene encoding PHD finger protein 1 isoform X3, translating to MAQPPRLSRSGAPPLWDPASPAPTSGPRPRLWEGQDVLARWTDGLLYLGTIKKVDSAREVCLVQFEDDSQFLVLWKDISPAALPGEELLCCVCRSETVVPGNRLVSCEKCRHAYHQDCHVPRAPAPGEGEGPSWVCRQCVFAIATKRGGALKKGPYARAMLGMKLSLPYGLKGLDWDAGHLSNRQQSYCYCGGPGEWNLKMLQCRSCLQWFHEACTQCLSKPLLYGDRFYEFECCVCRGGPEKVRRLQLRWVDVAHLVLYHLSVCCKKKYFDFDREILPFTSENWDSLLLGELSDTPKGERSSKLLSALNSHKDRFISGREIKKRKCLFGLHARIPPPVEPLTGDGAPTSFPSGQGPGGGVSRPLGKRRRPEPEPLRRRQKGKMEELGPPSAVRNQPEPQEQRERARLQRALQASVSPPTPSPNQSYQGSSGYNFRPTDARCLPRSPLELHIGFPTDIPKSAPHSMTASSSSVPAPSPGLPRRSAPASPLCRSLSPGTGGGVRGGVGYLSRGDPVRVLARRVRPDGSVQYLVEWGGGGIF from the exons ATGGCACAGCCCCCCCGGCTGAGCCGCTCTGGTGCCCCCCCACTTTGGGACCCAGCCTCCCCTGCGCCCACTTCAGGCCCCAGGCCTCGACTTTGGGAGGGTCAAGATGTTCTGGCCAGATGGACAGATGGGCTGCTATACTTGGGGACCATCAAGAAG GTGGACAGTGCTCGGGAGGTGTGTCTGGTCCAGTTTGAGGACGATTCCCAGTTTCTGGTTCTATGGAAAGACATTAGCCCCG CTGCCCTCCCTGGGGAGGAACTCCTCTGCTGTGTCTGTCGCTCTGAGACTGTGGTCCCTGGGAACCGGCTGGTCAGCTGTGAGAAGTGTCGCCACG CTTATCACCAGGACTGCCACGTTCCCAGAGCTCCAGCtcctggagagggagagggcccATCCTGGGTCTGCCGCCAGTGTGTCTTCGCCATTGCCACCAAG AGGGGGGGTGCACTGAAGAAGGGCCCTTATGCCCGggccatgctgggcatgaagctgTCACTGCCATATGGACTGAAGGGGCTCGACTGGGACGCTGGACACCTGAGCAACCGGCAGCAGAGCTACTGTTACTGTGGTGGTCCTGGGGA GTGGAACCTGAAAATGCTGCAGTGCCGGAGCTGCCTGCAGTGGTTCCATGAAGCCTGCACCCAGTGTCTGAGCAAGCCCCTCCTCTATGGGGACAG GTTCTATGAGTTTGAATGCTGTGTGTGTCGGGGAGGCCCTGAGAAGGTCAGGAGGCTACAGCTTCGCTG GGTGGATGTGGCCCATCTTGTCCTCTATCACCTCAGCGTTTGCTGtaagaaaaaatactttgatTTTGACCGTGAGATCCTCCCGTTCACCTCTGAGAATTGGGACAGTTTGCTCCTCGGGGAG ctctcagATACCCCCAAGGGAGAACGTTCTTCCAAACTCCTCTCTGCTCTCAACAGCCACAAGGACCG TTTCATTTCAGGGAGGGAGATTAAGAAGAGGAAATGTTTGTTTGGTCTTCATGCTCGGATCCCTCCCCCTGTAGAGCCCCTTACTGGAGATGGAGCCCCCACCAG CTTCCCTtcagggcagggccctgggggaggggtctCACGTCCCCTGGGGAAGCGCCGGAGGCCGGAGCCAGAGCCcctgaggaggaggcagaaggggaaAATGGAGGAGCTGGGGCCACCCTCAGCAGTGCGCAATCAGCCCGAGCCCCAGGAGCAAAGGGAGCGGGCTCGTCTGCAGAGGGCACTGCAG GCCTCAGTGTCTCCACCAACCCCCAGCCCTAACCAGAGTTACCAGGGCAGCAGCGGCTACAACTTCCGGCCCACAGACGCCCGCTGCCTGCCCAG GTCACCCCTGGAACTTCACATTGGTTTCCCCACAGACATCCCTAAAAGTGCCCCCCACTCGATGACTGCCTCATCTTCCTcagtcccagccccctccccaggtctTCCTAGACGCTCAGCACCCGCTTCTCCCCTGTGCCGTAGTTTGTCTCCTGGGACTGGGGGAGGAGTCCGAGGTGGGGTTGGCTACCTGTCCCGAGGGGACCCTGTCCGGGTCCTTGCTCGGAGAGTACGGCCTGATGGTTCTGTGCAGTACCTGGttgagtggggaggtgggggcatcTTCTGA
- the PHF1 gene encoding PHD finger protein 1 isoform X5 — MAQPPRLSRSGAPPLWDPASPAPTSGPRPRLWEGQDVLARWTDGLLYLGTIKKVDSAREVCLVQFEDDSQFLVLWKDISPAALPGEELLCCVCRSETVVPGNRLVSCEKCRHAYHQDCHVPRAPAPGEGEGPSWVCRQCVFAIATKRGGALKKGPYARAMLGMKLSLPYGLKGLDWDAGHLSNRQQSYCYCGGPGEWNLKMLQCRSCLQWFHEACTQCLSKPLLYGDRFYEFECCVCRGGPEKVRRLQLRWVDVAHLVLYHLSVCCKKKYFDFDREILPFTSENWDSLLLGELSDTPKGERSSKLLSALNSHKDRFISGREIKKRKCLFGLHARIPPPVEPLTGDGAPTRPQCLHQPPALTRVTRAAAATTSGPQTPAACPVPSGCSLPSTPLPAPQGPLGMVNPQTGHPWNFTLVSPQTSLKVPPTR; from the exons ATGGCACAGCCCCCCCGGCTGAGCCGCTCTGGTGCCCCCCCACTTTGGGACCCAGCCTCCCCTGCGCCCACTTCAGGCCCCAGGCCTCGACTTTGGGAGGGTCAAGATGTTCTGGCCAGATGGACAGATGGGCTGCTATACTTGGGGACCATCAAGAAG GTGGACAGTGCTCGGGAGGTGTGTCTGGTCCAGTTTGAGGACGATTCCCAGTTTCTGGTTCTATGGAAAGACATTAGCCCCG CTGCCCTCCCTGGGGAGGAACTCCTCTGCTGTGTCTGTCGCTCTGAGACTGTGGTCCCTGGGAACCGGCTGGTCAGCTGTGAGAAGTGTCGCCACG CTTATCACCAGGACTGCCACGTTCCCAGAGCTCCAGCtcctggagagggagagggcccATCCTGGGTCTGCCGCCAGTGTGTCTTCGCCATTGCCACCAAG AGGGGGGGTGCACTGAAGAAGGGCCCTTATGCCCGggccatgctgggcatgaagctgTCACTGCCATATGGACTGAAGGGGCTCGACTGGGACGCTGGACACCTGAGCAACCGGCAGCAGAGCTACTGTTACTGTGGTGGTCCTGGGGA GTGGAACCTGAAAATGCTGCAGTGCCGGAGCTGCCTGCAGTGGTTCCATGAAGCCTGCACCCAGTGTCTGAGCAAGCCCCTCCTCTATGGGGACAG GTTCTATGAGTTTGAATGCTGTGTGTGTCGGGGAGGCCCTGAGAAGGTCAGGAGGCTACAGCTTCGCTG GGTGGATGTGGCCCATCTTGTCCTCTATCACCTCAGCGTTTGCTGtaagaaaaaatactttgatTTTGACCGTGAGATCCTCCCGTTCACCTCTGAGAATTGGGACAGTTTGCTCCTCGGGGAG ctctcagATACCCCCAAGGGAGAACGTTCTTCCAAACTCCTCTCTGCTCTCAACAGCCACAAGGACCG TTTCATTTCAGGGAGGGAGATTAAGAAGAGGAAATGTTTGTTTGGTCTTCATGCTCGGATCCCTCCCCCTGTAGAGCCCCTTACTGGAGATGGAGCCCCCACCAG GCCTCAGTGTCTCCACCAACCCCCAGCCCTAACCAGAGTTACCAGGGCAGCAGCGGCTACAACTTCCGGCCCACAGACGCCCGCTGCCTGCCCAG TCCCATCCGGATGTTCGCTTCCTTCCACCCCTCTGCCAGCACCGCAGGGACCTCTGGGGATGGTGAACCCCCAGACAG GTCACCCCTGGAACTTCACATTGGTTTCCCCACAGACATCCCTAAAAGTGCCCCCCACTCGATGA
- the PHF1 gene encoding PHD finger protein 1 isoform X2, producing MAQPPRLSRSGAPPLWDPASPAPTSGPRPRLWEGQDVLARWTDGLLYLGTIKKVDSAREVCLVQFEDDSQFLVLWKDISPAALPGEELLCCVCRSETVVPGNRLVSCEKCRHAYHQDCHVPRAPAPGEGEGPSWVCRQCVFAIATKRGGALKKGPYARAMLGMKLSLPYGLKGLDWDAGHLSNRQQSYCYCGGPGEWNLKMLQCRSCLQWFHEACTQCLSKPLLYGDRFYEFECCVCRGGPEKVRRLQLRWVDVAHLVLYHLSVCCKKKYFDFDREILPFTSENWDSLLLGELSDTPKGERSSKLLSALNSHKDRFISGREIKKRKCLFGLHARIPPPVEPLTGDGAPTSFPSGQGPGGGVSRPLGKRRRPEPEPLRRRQKGKMEELGPPSAVRNQPEPQEQRERARLQRALQASVSPPTPSPNQSYQGSSGYNFRPTDARCLPSPIRMFASFHPSASTAGTSGDGEPPDRSPLELHIGFPTDIPKSAPHSMTASSSSVPAPSPGLPRRSAPASPLCRSLSPGTGGGVRGGVGYLSRGDPVRVLARRVRPDGSVQYLVEWGGGGIF from the exons ATGGCACAGCCCCCCCGGCTGAGCCGCTCTGGTGCCCCCCCACTTTGGGACCCAGCCTCCCCTGCGCCCACTTCAGGCCCCAGGCCTCGACTTTGGGAGGGTCAAGATGTTCTGGCCAGATGGACAGATGGGCTGCTATACTTGGGGACCATCAAGAAG GTGGACAGTGCTCGGGAGGTGTGTCTGGTCCAGTTTGAGGACGATTCCCAGTTTCTGGTTCTATGGAAAGACATTAGCCCCG CTGCCCTCCCTGGGGAGGAACTCCTCTGCTGTGTCTGTCGCTCTGAGACTGTGGTCCCTGGGAACCGGCTGGTCAGCTGTGAGAAGTGTCGCCACG CTTATCACCAGGACTGCCACGTTCCCAGAGCTCCAGCtcctggagagggagagggcccATCCTGGGTCTGCCGCCAGTGTGTCTTCGCCATTGCCACCAAG AGGGGGGGTGCACTGAAGAAGGGCCCTTATGCCCGggccatgctgggcatgaagctgTCACTGCCATATGGACTGAAGGGGCTCGACTGGGACGCTGGACACCTGAGCAACCGGCAGCAGAGCTACTGTTACTGTGGTGGTCCTGGGGA GTGGAACCTGAAAATGCTGCAGTGCCGGAGCTGCCTGCAGTGGTTCCATGAAGCCTGCACCCAGTGTCTGAGCAAGCCCCTCCTCTATGGGGACAG GTTCTATGAGTTTGAATGCTGTGTGTGTCGGGGAGGCCCTGAGAAGGTCAGGAGGCTACAGCTTCGCTG GGTGGATGTGGCCCATCTTGTCCTCTATCACCTCAGCGTTTGCTGtaagaaaaaatactttgatTTTGACCGTGAGATCCTCCCGTTCACCTCTGAGAATTGGGACAGTTTGCTCCTCGGGGAG ctctcagATACCCCCAAGGGAGAACGTTCTTCCAAACTCCTCTCTGCTCTCAACAGCCACAAGGACCG TTTCATTTCAGGGAGGGAGATTAAGAAGAGGAAATGTTTGTTTGGTCTTCATGCTCGGATCCCTCCCCCTGTAGAGCCCCTTACTGGAGATGGAGCCCCCACCAG CTTCCCTtcagggcagggccctgggggaggggtctCACGTCCCCTGGGGAAGCGCCGGAGGCCGGAGCCAGAGCCcctgaggaggaggcagaaggggaaAATGGAGGAGCTGGGGCCACCCTCAGCAGTGCGCAATCAGCCCGAGCCCCAGGAGCAAAGGGAGCGGGCTCGTCTGCAGAGGGCACTGCAG GCCTCAGTGTCTCCACCAACCCCCAGCCCTAACCAGAGTTACCAGGGCAGCAGCGGCTACAACTTCCGGCCCACAGACGCCCGCTGCCTGCCCAG TCCCATCCGGATGTTCGCTTCCTTCCACCCCTCTGCCAGCACCGCAGGGACCTCTGGGGATGGTGAACCCCCAGACAG GTCACCCCTGGAACTTCACATTGGTTTCCCCACAGACATCCCTAAAAGTGCCCCCCACTCGATGACTGCCTCATCTTCCTcagtcccagccccctccccaggtctTCCTAGACGCTCAGCACCCGCTTCTCCCCTGTGCCGTAGTTTGTCTCCTGGGACTGGGGGAGGAGTCCGAGGTGGGGTTGGCTACCTGTCCCGAGGGGACCCTGTCCGGGTCCTTGCTCGGAGAGTACGGCCTGATGGTTCTGTGCAGTACCTGGttgagtggggaggtgggggcatcTTCTGA
- the PHF1 gene encoding PHD finger protein 1 isoform X1 — MAQPPRLSRSGAPPLWDPASPAPTSGPRPRLWEGQDVLARWTDGLLYLGTIKKVDSAREVCLVQFEDDSQFLVLWKDISPAALPGEELLCCVCRSETVVPGNRLVSCEKCRHAYHQDCHVPRAPAPGEGEGPSWVCRQCVFAIATKRGGALKKGPYARAMLGMKLSLPYGLKGLDWDAGHLSNRQQSYCYCGGPGEWNLKMLQCRSCLQWFHEACTQCLSKPLLYGDRFYEFECCVCRGGPEKVRRLQLRWVDVAHLVLYHLSVCCKKKYFDFDREILPFTSENWDSLLLGELSDTPKGERSSKLLSALNSHKDRFISGREIKKRKCLFGLHARIPPPVEPLTGDGAPTSFPSGQGPGGGVSRPLGKRRRPEPEPLRRRQKGKMEELGPPSAVRNQPEPQEQRERARLQRALQASVSPPTPSPNQSYQGSSGYNFRPTDARCLPSSPIRMFASFHPSASTAGTSGDGEPPDRSPLELHIGFPTDIPKSAPHSMTASSSSVPAPSPGLPRRSAPASPLCRSLSPGTGGGVRGGVGYLSRGDPVRVLARRVRPDGSVQYLVEWGGGGIF, encoded by the exons ATGGCACAGCCCCCCCGGCTGAGCCGCTCTGGTGCCCCCCCACTTTGGGACCCAGCCTCCCCTGCGCCCACTTCAGGCCCCAGGCCTCGACTTTGGGAGGGTCAAGATGTTCTGGCCAGATGGACAGATGGGCTGCTATACTTGGGGACCATCAAGAAG GTGGACAGTGCTCGGGAGGTGTGTCTGGTCCAGTTTGAGGACGATTCCCAGTTTCTGGTTCTATGGAAAGACATTAGCCCCG CTGCCCTCCCTGGGGAGGAACTCCTCTGCTGTGTCTGTCGCTCTGAGACTGTGGTCCCTGGGAACCGGCTGGTCAGCTGTGAGAAGTGTCGCCACG CTTATCACCAGGACTGCCACGTTCCCAGAGCTCCAGCtcctggagagggagagggcccATCCTGGGTCTGCCGCCAGTGTGTCTTCGCCATTGCCACCAAG AGGGGGGGTGCACTGAAGAAGGGCCCTTATGCCCGggccatgctgggcatgaagctgTCACTGCCATATGGACTGAAGGGGCTCGACTGGGACGCTGGACACCTGAGCAACCGGCAGCAGAGCTACTGTTACTGTGGTGGTCCTGGGGA GTGGAACCTGAAAATGCTGCAGTGCCGGAGCTGCCTGCAGTGGTTCCATGAAGCCTGCACCCAGTGTCTGAGCAAGCCCCTCCTCTATGGGGACAG GTTCTATGAGTTTGAATGCTGTGTGTGTCGGGGAGGCCCTGAGAAGGTCAGGAGGCTACAGCTTCGCTG GGTGGATGTGGCCCATCTTGTCCTCTATCACCTCAGCGTTTGCTGtaagaaaaaatactttgatTTTGACCGTGAGATCCTCCCGTTCACCTCTGAGAATTGGGACAGTTTGCTCCTCGGGGAG ctctcagATACCCCCAAGGGAGAACGTTCTTCCAAACTCCTCTCTGCTCTCAACAGCCACAAGGACCG TTTCATTTCAGGGAGGGAGATTAAGAAGAGGAAATGTTTGTTTGGTCTTCATGCTCGGATCCCTCCCCCTGTAGAGCCCCTTACTGGAGATGGAGCCCCCACCAG CTTCCCTtcagggcagggccctgggggaggggtctCACGTCCCCTGGGGAAGCGCCGGAGGCCGGAGCCAGAGCCcctgaggaggaggcagaaggggaaAATGGAGGAGCTGGGGCCACCCTCAGCAGTGCGCAATCAGCCCGAGCCCCAGGAGCAAAGGGAGCGGGCTCGTCTGCAGAGGGCACTGCAG GCCTCAGTGTCTCCACCAACCCCCAGCCCTAACCAGAGTTACCAGGGCAGCAGCGGCTACAACTTCCGGCCCACAGACGCCCGCTGCCTGCCCAG cagTCCCATCCGGATGTTCGCTTCCTTCCACCCCTCTGCCAGCACCGCAGGGACCTCTGGGGATGGTGAACCCCCAGACAG GTCACCCCTGGAACTTCACATTGGTTTCCCCACAGACATCCCTAAAAGTGCCCCCCACTCGATGACTGCCTCATCTTCCTcagtcccagccccctccccaggtctTCCTAGACGCTCAGCACCCGCTTCTCCCCTGTGCCGTAGTTTGTCTCCTGGGACTGGGGGAGGAGTCCGAGGTGGGGTTGGCTACCTGTCCCGAGGGGACCCTGTCCGGGTCCTTGCTCGGAGAGTACGGCCTGATGGTTCTGTGCAGTACCTGGttgagtggggaggtgggggcatcTTCTGA
- the PHF1 gene encoding PHD finger protein 1 isoform X4: MAQPPRLSRSGAPPLWDPASPAPTSGPRPRLWEGQDVLARWTDGLLYLGTIKKVDSAREVCLVQFEDDSQFLVLWKDISPAALPGEELLCCVCRSETVVPGNRLVSCEKCRHAYHQDCHVPRAPAPGEGEGPSWVCRQCVFAIATKRGGALKKGPYARAMLGMKLSLPYGLKGLDWDAGHLSNRQQSYCYCGGPGEWNLKMLQCRSCLQWFHEACTQCLSKPLLYGDRFYEFECCVCRGGPEKVRRLQLRWVDVAHLVLYHLSVCCKKKYFDFDREILPFTSENWDSLLLGELSDTPKGERSSKLLSALNSHKDRFISGREIKKRKCLFGLHARIPPPVEPLTGDGAPTRPQCLHQPPALTRVTRAAAATTSGPQTPAACPAVPSGCSLPSTPLPAPQGPLGMVNPQTGHPWNFTLVSPQTSLKVPPTR; the protein is encoded by the exons ATGGCACAGCCCCCCCGGCTGAGCCGCTCTGGTGCCCCCCCACTTTGGGACCCAGCCTCCCCTGCGCCCACTTCAGGCCCCAGGCCTCGACTTTGGGAGGGTCAAGATGTTCTGGCCAGATGGACAGATGGGCTGCTATACTTGGGGACCATCAAGAAG GTGGACAGTGCTCGGGAGGTGTGTCTGGTCCAGTTTGAGGACGATTCCCAGTTTCTGGTTCTATGGAAAGACATTAGCCCCG CTGCCCTCCCTGGGGAGGAACTCCTCTGCTGTGTCTGTCGCTCTGAGACTGTGGTCCCTGGGAACCGGCTGGTCAGCTGTGAGAAGTGTCGCCACG CTTATCACCAGGACTGCCACGTTCCCAGAGCTCCAGCtcctggagagggagagggcccATCCTGGGTCTGCCGCCAGTGTGTCTTCGCCATTGCCACCAAG AGGGGGGGTGCACTGAAGAAGGGCCCTTATGCCCGggccatgctgggcatgaagctgTCACTGCCATATGGACTGAAGGGGCTCGACTGGGACGCTGGACACCTGAGCAACCGGCAGCAGAGCTACTGTTACTGTGGTGGTCCTGGGGA GTGGAACCTGAAAATGCTGCAGTGCCGGAGCTGCCTGCAGTGGTTCCATGAAGCCTGCACCCAGTGTCTGAGCAAGCCCCTCCTCTATGGGGACAG GTTCTATGAGTTTGAATGCTGTGTGTGTCGGGGAGGCCCTGAGAAGGTCAGGAGGCTACAGCTTCGCTG GGTGGATGTGGCCCATCTTGTCCTCTATCACCTCAGCGTTTGCTGtaagaaaaaatactttgatTTTGACCGTGAGATCCTCCCGTTCACCTCTGAGAATTGGGACAGTTTGCTCCTCGGGGAG ctctcagATACCCCCAAGGGAGAACGTTCTTCCAAACTCCTCTCTGCTCTCAACAGCCACAAGGACCG TTTCATTTCAGGGAGGGAGATTAAGAAGAGGAAATGTTTGTTTGGTCTTCATGCTCGGATCCCTCCCCCTGTAGAGCCCCTTACTGGAGATGGAGCCCCCACCAG GCCTCAGTGTCTCCACCAACCCCCAGCCCTAACCAGAGTTACCAGGGCAGCAGCGGCTACAACTTCCGGCCCACAGACGCCCGCTGCCTGCCCAG cagTCCCATCCGGATGTTCGCTTCCTTCCACCCCTCTGCCAGCACCGCAGGGACCTCTGGGGATGGTGAACCCCCAGACAG GTCACCCCTGGAACTTCACATTGGTTTCCCCACAGACATCCCTAAAAGTGCCCCCCACTCGATGA
- the CUTA gene encoding protein CutA isoform X2: MFGPASAVVAWCAFSYHVTAAQATLLLSLLWMPALLPVASRLLLLPRALLTMASGSPPSQPSPASSSGYVPGTVSAAFVTCPNERVAKEIARAVVEKRLAACVNLIPQITSIYEWKGELEEDNEVLMMIKTRSSLVPALTDYVRSVHPYEVAEVIALPVEQGNSPYLHWVRQVTESVADSSTVLP, translated from the exons ATGTTCGGTCCGGCTTCCGCTGTGGTCGCGTGGTGTGCTTTTTCTTATCACGTGACTGCTGCCCAG GCCACTCTGCTCCTGTCGCTTCTTTGGATGCCGGCGCTGCTGCCTGTGGCCTCTCGCCTTCTCTTGCTACCCCGAGCTCTGCTGACCATGGCTTCCGGAAGCCCCCCGTCCCAGCCCTCGCCGGCCTCGAGCTCAGGCTATGTTCCCGGCACAGTCTCTGCAGCCTTTGTCACCTGCCCCAACGAGAGGGTCGCCAAGGAGATCGCCAG GGCTGTGGTGGAGAAGCGCTTGGCAGCCTGCGTTAACCTCATCCCTCAGATTACATCCAT CTATGAATGGAAAGGAGAGCTTGAAGAGGACAATGAAGTGCTGATG ATGATTAAAACCCGAAGTTCCTTGGTTCCAGCTTTGACAGATTATGTTCG TTCTGTGCACCCTTACGAAGTGGCCGAGGTGATCGCATTGCCTGTAGAGCAGGGGAACTCCCCGTATTTGCATTGGGTGCGCCAGGTTACAGAGTCAGTTGCGGACTCCAGCACAGTCCTACCATGA
- the CUTA gene encoding protein CutA isoform X3 gives MSWGRASAILFGAGATLLLSLLWMPALLPVASRLLLLPRALLTMASGSPPSQPSPASSSGYVPGTVSAAFVTCPNERVAKEIARAVVEKRLAACVNLIPQITSIYEWKGELEEDNEVLMMIKTRSSLVPALTDYVRSVHPYEVAEVIALPVEQGNSPYLHWVRQVTESVADSSTVLP, from the exons ATGAGTTGGGGGCGGGCTTCCGCAATCCTGTTCGGCGCAGGG GCCACTCTGCTCCTGTCGCTTCTTTGGATGCCGGCGCTGCTGCCTGTGGCCTCTCGCCTTCTCTTGCTACCCCGAGCTCTGCTGACCATGGCTTCCGGAAGCCCCCCGTCCCAGCCCTCGCCGGCCTCGAGCTCAGGCTATGTTCCCGGCACAGTCTCTGCAGCCTTTGTCACCTGCCCCAACGAGAGGGTCGCCAAGGAGATCGCCAG GGCTGTGGTGGAGAAGCGCTTGGCAGCCTGCGTTAACCTCATCCCTCAGATTACATCCAT CTATGAATGGAAAGGAGAGCTTGAAGAGGACAATGAAGTGCTGATG ATGATTAAAACCCGAAGTTCCTTGGTTCCAGCTTTGACAGATTATGTTCG TTCTGTGCACCCTTACGAAGTGGCCGAGGTGATCGCATTGCCTGTAGAGCAGGGGAACTCCCCGTATTTGCATTGGGTGCGCCAGGTTACAGAGTCAGTTGCGGACTCCAGCACAGTCCTACCATGA
- the CUTA gene encoding protein CutA isoform X1, producing MSWGRASAILFGAGVSDRPRPFRSSQPRPPPAPQILEATLLLSLLWMPALLPVASRLLLLPRALLTMASGSPPSQPSPASSSGYVPGTVSAAFVTCPNERVAKEIARAVVEKRLAACVNLIPQITSIYEWKGELEEDNEVLMMIKTRSSLVPALTDYVRSVHPYEVAEVIALPVEQGNSPYLHWVRQVTESVADSSTVLP from the exons ATGAGTTGGGGGCGGGCTTCCGCAATCCTGTTCGGCGCAGGGGTGAGTGACCGGCCCCGCCCCTTCCGGTCCTCGCAGCCTCGACCACCACCCGCTCCCCAAATCCTAGAG GCCACTCTGCTCCTGTCGCTTCTTTGGATGCCGGCGCTGCTGCCTGTGGCCTCTCGCCTTCTCTTGCTACCCCGAGCTCTGCTGACCATGGCTTCCGGAAGCCCCCCGTCCCAGCCCTCGCCGGCCTCGAGCTCAGGCTATGTTCCCGGCACAGTCTCTGCAGCCTTTGTCACCTGCCCCAACGAGAGGGTCGCCAAGGAGATCGCCAG GGCTGTGGTGGAGAAGCGCTTGGCAGCCTGCGTTAACCTCATCCCTCAGATTACATCCAT CTATGAATGGAAAGGAGAGCTTGAAGAGGACAATGAAGTGCTGATG ATGATTAAAACCCGAAGTTCCTTGGTTCCAGCTTTGACAGATTATGTTCG TTCTGTGCACCCTTACGAAGTGGCCGAGGTGATCGCATTGCCTGTAGAGCAGGGGAACTCCCCGTATTTGCATTGGGTGCGCCAGGTTACAGAGTCAGTTGCGGACTCCAGCACAGTCCTACCATGA